In Neospora caninum Liverpool complete genome, chromosome Ib, one DNA window encodes the following:
- a CDS encoding putative ATP-dependent DNA helicase, with protein MHGSTPYLTHLLKEEESRLDPTCLFSFDGGLRVQTYRRQRSTLDGSDEGLLRLSSDSPSFPRPSAQQGAARELECAVPSAALTGPEDFEARRGGELGTARKAGLPPLDWRRGCGVPPRKRGKHWLENAGNWAESLAAPSGFSAPSPLPSQHQTRLSSLASRSLSSLRGISQVRSKALEELANLRSCFDLLLFLPLQYAQLQTRTAVPRGSLNFSHENREAGTPPAVRRKERDEELDGSTGHGDNSAQTTRQGKPVRFSLHASQDPCRRSDAITARDGQAEASDDNSSLWTLPSGDRFDETPGVEALPALGPSVRDFPRTAVDEGDDASLKQGLIPEPFRPPLSPSRCHREGEGAVLEPQEPAVSTPPSSFPGEQRRQEDGGEPGCRDAGWRATRDKPAENLTENEKEQNTPTSLLEEQQRELRQQLEKSLSRYLALQEDAEAGGSSPLGRGRKRRQKGAAAEQARDEADFAARDVAFVGCIEKIGHCKLRSVRRGKPLMISTAVVRDVFFTPFLSIQNEENMKESGHEGPGHEPEDKTQEAQRSARAFLSRGTGDAEAAKTKRRKKTKGEQQEQRPTGERRREDQEGLIHVTWFDKFLQLVKLKRRHVVCLVGKAVRAKTGRMKMQNPRVHFLAPSEEAFLAAAAKEGLPAFLGAPGLAGAEQNAIRHSGDEDACKRDERLTNERGAESASPFNMRSASASRGQPSVDHSSPVSSFSSASPSSSTLSLPREDSPPHPTCVWGATEDQAFSLPTGSAPQGTPGAPTGVRFLPTEESIEERGNSADDKGCVWNPGAGCDDRRVRSAGPEMKTQTNPDTYHLHKLMPIYPSISGVPAKVLRAGIETLLRENSFAEVVPEFLRRKRGIERLDATLRALHYPQTPADIRKAKRDFFYSTMLWLQLAKKLRTREVESQFRGYASRAGEEILRAFYASLEFPLTPSQLQAIEEIRADMESPRPMRRLLQGDVGSGKTAVAAVALLLSASAGHQAALLAPTAALARQHQINLQKFLGPLGFHVHLLVSDAPDKDATIRLINTGNAEITVGTHALLQDYVLFPRLGLVVIDEQHKFGVNQRWKLLLKRRRRGAAGGGGNLECLELERTEAAAAAREAGEEQRKWKPSAAADGEPRNGGHREAPQEWENASSTEEQAHAIAEVERDQRTADATWSGGEGQEAAEGEETHDFEKDGKRRLEHEGSDVPGAEEGGRMADVLLMTATPIPRTQVLLRYGDLKLSKLLAAEIRYSPGPEKRAGEGKLEGDTAHAAFRGTPCRQVGDRGRAKRSGAEPLRRAVATYLIDKRSEGEVGEMMKIIQDEISKTRQVFWICPLVDGERRREKAGRGRKRRSLGSQETGDGQTAENEARRNTRDEEEAGRDGGGVERGDRKDQSDGETGNKPELVQGQGSCKESAAVQRFEELRKLLPEIRIRLLHGRMRAEEKEEVLSELRGGTVDLLVATTVVEVGIDIPNASVIVIDSAERFGLTQLHQLRGRVGRDARHPSFCFIILDPLNKNLDEKAMHRFAAIAATTDGFQLAETDAQLRGGGTLFGQQQHGQSDLWMIRGLKRSEQARLLEEATEDADHIVKLLDDDATNSRCAVGQGVGRKHVVYSSEGAGERHHFRFVHGTSQSLEANKTDRKRSTNVFRGKREGNEDAPVASLGVIPRKPDKVETSSNPHCFFNPSVKDANKTGRLLEDTTVKCENEKGNAGDSSSSEHAAAYQEEKEERGILHGNGYNPSEKHEWGHSFNQSTTGKNPESGSLEFNLWREAKGGEEKSFSAEANIREARQLVEEVRLLIPPNKIDWLFRV; from the exons ATGCACGGCTCCACTCCCTACCTCACTCATCTtctgaaggaagaagaaagccgcCTGGATCCAacctgccttttctctttcgacgGCGGCCTCCGTGTCCAGACTTACCGACGCCAAAGATCGACGCTGGACGGGAGCGACGAGGGTCTTCTTCGGCT TTCTTCTGATTCTCCCTCATTTCCACGCCCCTCTGCGCAGCAAGGAGCAGCGCGCGAACTTGAGTGTGCTGTACCTTCGGCGGCACTGACTGGGCCAGAAGACTTCGAGgccaggcgaggcggagaactCGGGACGGCTCGTAAAGCAGGCCTGCCTCCGTTGGATTGGAGGCGAGGGTGCGGTGTGCcgccgaggaaaagaggcaaaCACTGGCTAGAGAACGCGGGGAACTGGGCAGAATCTTTGGCCGCGCCGTCGGGtttctcggcgccttcgcccctgcCTTCACAGCACCAAACCCGTCTGTCGTCGTTAGCTTCTCGATCTCTGTCTAGCCTCAGGGGAATCTCGCAAGTCCGTTCGAAGGCGTTGGAGGAATTGGCGAACCTACGCTCTTGCTTCgaccttctcctcttcttgcctcttcAGTACGCTCAGCTTCAAACGCGTACCGCCGTTCCTCGTGGCTCTCTTAACTTTTCTCACGAGAACCGTGAGGCTGGAACTCCCCCAGCAGTTCGCAGGAAGGAGCGCGACGAAGAGCTGGATGGCAGCACTGGTCACGGGGACAACTCGGCACAGACAACGAGACAGGGGAAACCGGTGAGGTTTTCGCTCCACGCTTCACAGGACCCGTGCCGTCGCTCCGATGCAATCACAGCACGCGACGGCCAAGCCGAGGCGTCGGATGACAACAGTTCCCTTTGGACACTGCCTTCAGGAGACCGCTTTGATGAGACACCTGGCGTCGAGGCACTCCCGGCTCTCGGCCCTTCCGTCCGAGACTTCCCCAGAACGGCGGTGGACGAAGGTGATGATGCGTCTCTGAAACAAGGACTTATTCCAGAGCCGTTTCGaccgccgctgtctccttcgcggtgTCATCGTGAAGGCGAGGGTGCTGTGTTGGAACCTCAGGAGCCAGCTGTAAGTACAccgccgtcttcgtttcctggagagcagaggagacaggaagacgggGGGGAACCGGGATGCCGCGACGCGGGCtggcgagcgacgagagacaaacCCGCTGAGAACCTcacagagaacgaaaaagagcAAAACACGCCGACAAGCTTGCTGGaggaacagcagagagaactgcGGCAGCAACTGGAAAAATCGCTCTCCAGGTATCTCGCGCTCCAGGAGGATGCCGAAGCAGGAGGCTCCAGTCCGCTGGGACGtggcagaaaaaggagacaaaagggaGCGGCGGCCGAGCAGGCACGCGACGAAGCAGACTTCGCTGCAAGGGACGTAGCCTTCGTAGGATGCATCGAAAAA ATCGGCCACTGCAAACTGCGAAGCGTTAGGCGAGGGAAGCCGCTGATGATCTCCACTGCAGTCGTCCGCGACGTTTTCTTCACCCCCTTCTTGAGCATCCAGAACGAAGAAAACATGAAGGAAAGCGGCCACGAAGGGCCAGGACACGAACCAGAAGACAAAACGCAAGAAGCACAACGCTCGgcgcgcgcctttctctcaagaggaacaggagacgccgaagcgGCCAAGAccaagaggaggaaaaaaacCAAAGGCGAGCAGCAGGAACAACGCCCcacaggggagaggagacgagaagaccaGGAAGGTCTAATCCATGTCACCTGGTTCGACAAATTTCTTCAACTCGTTAAGCTGAAAAGGCGGCACGTTGTATGCCTTGTAGGAAAG GCTGTTCGGGCAAAGACGGGGCGGATGAAGATGCAGAACCCGCGAGTTCACTTCCTTGCTCCATCAGAAgaggcgtttctcgccgccgcagccaaAGAGGGCTTGCCGGCTTTTCTCGGCGCCCCAGGACTCGCCGGAGCGGAGCAGAACGCGATTCGGCATTctggcgacgaagacgcatgcaaaagaGATGAACGTCTCACGAACGAACGAGGCGCGgagtctgcctctccgttcaACATGCGGAGcgcgagcgcctcgcgcggtCAGCCGTCTGTCGATCACTCttcccccgtttcctctttctcttctgcctcgccttcgtcctctaCTCTGTCCTTACCTCGGGAGGACTCGCCGCCGCATCCCACCTGTGTTTGGGGCGCAACGGAAGACCAAGCGTTCTCCCTCCCGACTGGTTCTGCGCCTCAAGGGACACCTGGCGCACCTACGGGGGTTCGCTTCCTACCGACGGAGGAGTCGATAGAGGAACGGGGAAACTCGGCAGACGATAAGGGATGTGTGTGGAACCCAGGAGCGGGCTGCGATGACAGGAGGGTACGTTCAGCGGGACCGGAGATGAAAACGCAGACAAATCCCGACACGTACCACCTCCACAAACTTATGCCCATCTATCCTTCGATTTCTGGCGTCCCAGCCAAGGTTCTTCGGGCGGGCATCGAAACGCTTCTCCGCGAGAACAGCTTCGCCGAAGTCGTGCCGGAATTTCTGAGGAGAAAGCGTGGAATTGAGA GGCTGGACGCGACACTGCGAGCGCTTCACTACCCGCAGACGCCGGCAGACATTCGAAAGGCGAAACGGGACTTCTTCTACTCCACAATGCTCTGGCTCCAGCTGGCAAAGAAGCTGCGCACGCGCGAG GTCGAATCGCAGTTCCGCGGCTATGCCAGTCGAGCGGGCGAAGAAATCCTTCGAGCCTTTTACGCCTCTCTCGAGTTTCCGCTCACGCCTTCGCAGTTGCAG GCCATTGAGGAGATCCGGGCTGATATGGAGAGTCCCCGACCCatgcggcgtcttctccaag GAGATGTGGGGAGCGGCAAGACGGCTGTGGCTGCAGtggcgcttctcctctcggcgAGCGCGGGGCACCAAGCGGCTCTCCTGGCCCCGACGGCTGCCCTGGCGCGCCAGCACCAGATCAA CCTCCAGAAATTTCTTGGCCCCCTCGGCTTTCACGTGCACCTGCTGGTCAGCGACGCCCCCGACAAGGATGCCACGATTCGCCTCATCAAC acgggaaacgcagagaTCACTGTGGGCACGCACGCCCTTCTTCAGGATTATGTTTTGTTTCCCCG CCTCGGCCTCGTTGTCATCGACGAACAGCACAAGTTCGGCGTCAATCAGAGGTGGAAGCTCCTCTTgaagcgacgcagacgcgggGCCGCCGGTGGCGGGGGAAACTTGGAGTGTCTCGAGctcgagagaacagaggctGCTGCTGCCGCCAGGGAAgccggagaagaacagaggaagTGGAAACCTTCGGCTGCGGCAGACGGCGAACCAAGAAATGGTGGGCACCGTGAAGCGCCGCAGGAGTGGGAGAACGCGTCTTCGACAGAAGAACAAGCACACGCGATCGCAGAAGTAGAACGAGACCAGAGAACGGCAGACGCCACGTGGAGCGGTGGTGAAGGACAGGAAGcagcggagggagaagaaacgcacgaTTTCGAGAAGGATGGGAAAAGACGGCTGGAACACGAAGGCTCCGACGTTCCAGGAGCCGAAGAAGGGGGACGCATGGCCGACGTTCTTCTCATGACGGCGACTCCGATCCCACGCACCCAAGTCCTTCTGAGATACGGAGACCTCAAGCTGTCCAAACTTCTCGCCGCGGAAATCCGGTATTCGCCAGGTCCGGAGAAGCGAGCAGGCGAAGGGAAACTGGAAGGCGACACGGCCCATGCAGCTTTCAGAG GAACGCCGTGCCGACAAGTGGGAGACCGCGGGAGAGCGAAACGCAGTGGCGCGGagccgctgcggcgcgcgGTCGCGACATACCTGATCGACAAGAGGAGCGAGGGGGAAGTGGGAGAGATGATGAAAATCATACAGGACGAAATTTCCAAGACGCGCCAAGTCTTTTGGATCTGCCCCCTGGTcgacggggagaggcgaagggagaaagctGGAAGAGgccggaagaggcgaagtcTCGGCTcccaggagacaggagacgggcAGACAGCGGAGAATGAGGCGCGAAggaacacgagagacgaggaagaggccggCAGGGACGGGGGAGGGGTAGAGAGAGGGGATAGGAAAGACcaaagcgacggcgagacgggTAACAAACCCGAGTTGGTGCAGGGGCAAGGTAGCTGCAAGGAAAGCGCGGCTGTGCAGAGGTTCGAGGAGCTTCGGAAACTGCTTCCAGAAATACG GATCCGTCTTCTCCACGGGAGGATGAGggccgaagaaaaagaggaggtTCTTTCCGAGCTACGAGGAGGTACTGTGGATCTTCTAGTCGCTACGACTGTTGTCGAGGTCGGAATTGATATTCCTAACGCTTCCGTCATAGTCATTGACAGCGCCGAGAG GTTTGGATTGACTCAGCTCCATCAACTCCGCGGGCGAGTTGGACGAGACGCACGGCACCCGTCTTTCTGCTTCATTATCCTTGATCCTTTAAACAAG AATCTCGACGAGAAGGCTATGCACAGATTCGCGGCCATAGCAGCGACGACGGATGGGTTTCAACTTGCCGAGACAGATGCTCAATTGCGAGGTGGAGGCACGCTCTTTGGCCAACAGCAACACGGACAAAGCGATCTCTG GATGATCCGGGGCTTGAAGCGGAGTGAGCAAGCAAGACTCCTCGAAGAAGCaacggaagacgcggaccACATTGTTAAGCTCCTTGATGATGACGCGACGAATTCCAGATGTGCGGTAGGGCAGGGCGTTGGGCGCAAGCACGTCGTTTATTCAAGCGAAGGGGCTGGCGAGCGGCACCATTTCCGGTTCGTGCACGGCACATCACAATCTCTAGAGGCGAACAAGACAGACCGGAAACGCAGCACTAACGTTTTTCGGGGTAAGCgtgaaggaaacgaagatgCGCCCGTTGCGTCACTGGGCGTTATTCCACGGAAACCTGACAAGGTGGAAACTTCAAGCAATCCGCACTGCTTCTTCAATCCGAGCGTGAAGGATGCGAACAAAACTGGCCGCCTTCTTGAAGACACAACGGTGAAATGtgagaacgagaaggggaacGCAGGAGACAGTTCCTCCTCCGAACACGCTGCGGCATAtcaagaggaaaaagaagaaagaggcatcTTGCACGGGAACGGCTATAATCCGAGTGAAAAGCACGAATGGGGCCACTCTTTCAATCAAAGTACCACTGGCAAGAACCCCGAAAGTGGTTCACTTGAATTTAATCtatggagagaggcgaaaggtggagaagagaagtcTTTTTCGGCGGAGGCAAACATAAGGGAGGCTCGGCAGCTGGTGGAGGAAGTGCGGCTGCTCATCCCGCCCAACAAGATAGACTGGCtgtttagggtttag